A genome region from Triticum aestivum cultivar Chinese Spring chromosome 2B, IWGSC CS RefSeq v2.1, whole genome shotgun sequence includes the following:
- the LOC123045307 gene encoding calmodulin-binding transcription activator 4 isoform X2 has protein sequence MSQSFDINVLLREAKSRWLKPSEVYYILLNHEQLQITHEPPNKPPSGALFLYNRRVNRFFRKDGYAWRRKKDGRTVGEAHERLKVGNIDALSCYYAHGEQNPYFQRRCFWMLEPAYDHIVLVQYREVAEGRYYSTLSNGSAGSLSTLSYPNDIHGKHGSTSDFSEGNESHQSSVTEVSSYSANKEENHDSGVLLSIPELQQSTVMGIPELDQSSLERSSEFCMVNNNDSTNTSGLNQALKSIAEQLSLGDDDYIYINQARSLDFTTNTEAADVQGNQTSNSLGDDEANQIRPEGAHGVGRGISSSWENVLQSDLGLPASSTYQFGAHYQQSSEYQPPGGLDSSNLQLQISAAKRFLLGSEDPIDSPSYIPRDEGINGINTLSAHDSSLESCLNPDWHRTTPVTLQSSLYQSNSCGYEISEFFDNGQFEPSSEEDTRLTVKQKQQFSIREISPEWAFCYEVTKVIITGDFLCDPSNICWAVMFGDTEVPVEIVQPGVLRCHTPLHSAGKLTLCITTGNRKVCSEIKDFEFRAKSTASSFIDFAPSSMKSTEELSLLAKFARILLCDNGSSAASGDDPQPGQSPKLKMNEDNWQRLINELDVGCENPLSRVDWIMEELLKSKLQQWLSLRLQGDDGTCSLSKNEQGIIHLISALGYDWALSSVLSAGVGINLRDSNGWTALHWAAYYGREKMVAALLAAGASAPAVTDPTAQDPVGKSAAFLASEQGHVGLAGYLSEVALTSYLASLTIEESGISDGLAAIEAERAVESISQRSAQLHGGTEDELSLKDSLAAVRNAAQAAARIQNAFRAFSFRRRQHKDARLKDEYGMTQEDIDELAAASRLYYQHHVSNGQFCDKAAVSIQKKYRGWKGRKNFLHMRRNVVKIQAHVRGHQVRKKYKTFVSTVSVLEKVILRWRRKGHGLRGFRAEQSVMIEAEEGEEEDDDDFDDDEAVKIFRRQKVDESVKESVSRVLSMVDSPEARMQYRRMLEEFRQATAELGASDKATSSILDNDLLVEIDKFTC, from the exons ATGAGCCAGA GTTTCGACATCAACGTGCTTCTCAGAGAAGCAAAGAGCAGGTGGTTAAAGCCTTCTGAAGTCTACTATATCCTGTTGAATCATGAGCAGCTCCAGATCACCCACGAGCCACCGAATAAGCCACCCA GTGGTGCATTATTCCTTTACAATCGCCGTGTGAATCGGTTTTTCCGGAAAGATGGTTATGCATGGCGAAGGAAGAAAGACGGAAGAACTGTCGGGGAGGCTCACGAGCGATTGAAG GTTGGAAATATTGATGCTCTGAGTTGCTACTATGCTCATGGAGAGCAAAATCCATATTTTCAGAGACGATGTTTCTGGATGCTGGAACC TGCATACGACCACATTGTGCTGGTACAGTATAGAGAAGTAGCCGAG GGGCGATATTATTCAACATTGTCAAATGGATCTGCGGGATCTCTTTCGACCTTGAGTTATCCAAATGACATACATGGAAAGCACGGCTCCACATCAGACTTTAGCGAGGGCAATGAATCCCACCAGAGTTCTGTAACTGAAGTAAGTTCTTATTCTGCAAACAAAGAGGAAAACCATGACAGTGGCGTTCTACTAAGTATACCGGAGCTTCAGCAATCAACTGTAATGGGGATACCAGAGCTTGACCAGAGTAGTCTGGAACGAAGTTCAGAATTTTGCATGGTAAATAATAATGATTCTACAAACACATCTGGGCTCAACCAAGCTTTGAAGAGCATTGCTGAGCAGTTAAGTTTGGGTGATGATGACTACATTTACATAAATCAAGCGCGTTCTTTGGACTTCACTACAAATACTGAGGCTGCAGATGTACAGGGAAATCAGACAAGCAACAGTCTAG GTGACGATGAAGCAAATCAAATTCGACCAGAAGGAGCTCATGGTGTTGGCAGGGGGATATCATCATCATGGGAAAATGTTCTGCAGTCCGATTTAGGTTTGCCAGCTTCATCTACATACCAG TTTGGTGCCCACTATCAGCAAAGTTCGGAATATCAACCACCAGGAGGCCTAGACAGCAGTAATTTGCAGCTGCAAATTTCTGCCGCTAAAAGATTTCTTTTGGGATCAGAAGACCCTATCGACTCACCATCTTATATACCAAGAGATGAAGGAATCAATGGCATTAATACTCTTTCAGCTCATGACAGTAGTCTTGAAAGCTGTCTGAACCCGGATTGGCACAGAACAACACCTGTAACACTTCAAAGCAGTTTGTACCAAAGCAATTCATGTGGCTATGAAATATCAGAGTTCTTCGACAATGGCCAGTTTGAACCGTCCTCCGAAGAAGATACAAGATTAACCGTGAAACAGAAGCAACAGTTTAGCATTCGTGAGATCTCTCCAGAATGGGCATTCTGCTATGAGGTCACCAAG GTCATCATTACTGGAGATTTCTTGTGTGACCCGTCGAATATATGCTGGGCAGTAATGTTCGGTGACACTGAGGTGCCTGTTGAAATTGTTCAGCCAGGTGTTCTCCGCTGCCACACGCCACTACACAGTGCCGGAAAGCTCACACTCTGTATTACCACTGGGAATAGAAAAGTTTGCAGTGAAATCAAGGACTTTGAGTTCCGTGCAAAGTCAACGGCCTCTAGTTTCATAGATTTCGCACCGTCATCTATGAAGTCTACTGAAGAGTTGTCACTTCTTGCCAAGTTTGCAAGAATACTTTTGTGTGACAACGGATCCTCTGCAGCTTCAGGTGATGATCCTCAGCCTGGACAGAGTCCAAAACTTAAAATGAATGAGGATAACTGGCAGCGGTTGATTAACGAACTTGATGTAGGATGTGAAAATCCACTAAGCAGGGTTGATTGGATCATGGAGGAATTGCTGAAAAGTAAATTACAACAGTGGTTATCATTGAGGCTCCAAGGAGATGATGGAACGTGTTCTCTGTCCAAAAATGAGCAAGGTATCATACACTTAATCTCTGCGTTGGGCTATGACTGGGCACTGTCTTCAGTTCTCAGTGCTGGCGTTGGCATAAATTTGCGTGATTCGAATGGATGGACTGCACTTCATTGGGCTGCTTATTATGGAAG GGAAAAGATGGTTGCTGCACTTCTTGCTGCTGGTGCTTCAGCTCCAGCAGTCACCGATCCCACTGCACAAGATCCAGTGGGAAAATCAGCAGCTTTCCTGGCTTCTGAGCAAGGACATGTGGGCCTTGCCGGCTATCTTTCAGAAGTGGCGTTAACTAGCTATCTTGCATCGCTGACTATAGAAGAGAGTGGTATTTCAGATGGATTAGCTGCAATTGAAGCAGAGCGAGCAGTAGAGAGCATATCTCAGAGGAGTGCCCAACTTCATGGGGGCACAGAGGATGAACTCTCACTGAAAGACTCTTTGGCGGCTGTGAGAAATGCAGCTCAAGCAGCGGCACGAATTCAGAATGCCTTCCGTGCCTTTTCTTTCAGGAGGAGACAACACAAGGACGCTCGACTTAAGGATGAATATGGGATGACACAAGAAGATATAGATGAACTTGCAGCTGCATCAAGGTTATACTACCAACATCATGTTTCGAACGGTCAGTTTTGTGATAAAGCAGCTGTTTCAATTCAGAAGAAATACAGAGGTTGGAAAGGGCGCAAGAATTTTCTCCACATGCGCAGAAATGTGGTTAAAATACAG GCTCATGTAAGAGGTCACCAAGTGAGAAAGAAGTACAAGACATTTGTAAGCACTGTTAGTGTGCTAGAGAAAGTAATACTAAGGTGGCGCCGGAAAGGACATGGCCTACGTGGCTTCCGAGCCGAACAATCAGTGATGATTGAAgcagaagagggagaggaggaagacgatgatgaCTTCGATGATGATGAAGCAGTCAAGATCTTCCGTCGGCAGAAGGTTGATGAATCTGTGAAGGAGTCTGTGTCAAGAGTGTTGTCCATGGTGGACTCTCCTGAAGCAAGGATGCAGTATCGTAGAATGCTCGAGGAATTTCGCCAGGCAACT GCTGAATTGGGTGCATCTGATAAGGCAACATCATCGATACTTGATAATGACTTACTGGTAGAAATCGACAAGTTCACATGCTGA
- the LOC123045307 gene encoding calmodulin-binding transcription activator 4 isoform X1, giving the protein MSQSFDINVLLREAKSRWLKPSEVYYILLNHEQLQITHEPPNKPPSGALFLYNRRVNRFFRKDGYAWRRKKDGRTVGEAHERLKVGNIDALSCYYAHGEQNPYFQRRCFWMLEPAYDHIVLVQYREVAEGRYYSTLSNGSAGSLSTLSYPNDIHGKHGSTSDFSEGNESHQSSVTEVSSYSANKEENHDSGVLLSIPELQQSTVMGIPELDQSSLERSSEFCMVNNNDSTNTSGLNQALKSIAEQLSLGDDDYIYINQARSLDFTTNTEAADVQGNQTSNSLGDDEANQIRPEGAHGVGRGISSSWENVLQSDLGLPASSTYQFGAHYQQSSEYQPPGGLDSSNLQLQISAAKRFLLGSEDPIDSPSYIPRDEGINGINTLSAHDSSLESCLNPDWHRTTPVTLQSSLYQSNSCGYEISEFFDNGQFEPSSEEDTRLTVKQKQQFSIREISPEWAFCYEVTKVIITGDFLCDPSNICWAVMFGDTEVPVEIVQPGVLRCHTPLHSAGKLTLCITTGNRKVCSEIKDFEFRAKSTASSFIDFAPSSMKSTEELSLLAKFARILLCDNGSSAASGCENPLSRVDWIMEELLKSKLQQWLSLRLQGDDGTCSLSKNEQGIIHLISALGYDWALSSVLSAGVGINLRDSNGWTALHWAAYYGREKMVAALLAAGASAPAVTDPTAQDPVGKSAAFLASEQGHVGLAGYLSEVALTSYLASLTIEESGISDGLAAIEAERAVESISQRSAQLHGGTEDELSLKDSLAAVRNAAQAAARIQNAFRAFSFRRRQHKDARLKDEYGMTQEDIDELAAASRLYYQHHVSNGQFCDKAAVSIQKKYRGWKGRKNFLHMRRNVVKIQAHVRGHQVRKKYKTFVSTVSVLEKVILRWRRKGHGLRGFRAEQSVMIEAEEGEEEDDDDFDDDEAVKIFRRQKVDESVKESVSRVLSMVDSPEARMQYRRMLEEFRQATAELGASDKATSSILDNDLLVEIDKFTC; this is encoded by the exons ATGAGCCAGA GTTTCGACATCAACGTGCTTCTCAGAGAAGCAAAGAGCAGGTGGTTAAAGCCTTCTGAAGTCTACTATATCCTGTTGAATCATGAGCAGCTCCAGATCACCCACGAGCCACCGAATAAGCCACCCA GTGGTGCATTATTCCTTTACAATCGCCGTGTGAATCGGTTTTTCCGGAAAGATGGTTATGCATGGCGAAGGAAGAAAGACGGAAGAACTGTCGGGGAGGCTCACGAGCGATTGAAG GTTGGAAATATTGATGCTCTGAGTTGCTACTATGCTCATGGAGAGCAAAATCCATATTTTCAGAGACGATGTTTCTGGATGCTGGAACC TGCATACGACCACATTGTGCTGGTACAGTATAGAGAAGTAGCCGAG GGGCGATATTATTCAACATTGTCAAATGGATCTGCGGGATCTCTTTCGACCTTGAGTTATCCAAATGACATACATGGAAAGCACGGCTCCACATCAGACTTTAGCGAGGGCAATGAATCCCACCAGAGTTCTGTAACTGAAGTAAGTTCTTATTCTGCAAACAAAGAGGAAAACCATGACAGTGGCGTTCTACTAAGTATACCGGAGCTTCAGCAATCAACTGTAATGGGGATACCAGAGCTTGACCAGAGTAGTCTGGAACGAAGTTCAGAATTTTGCATGGTAAATAATAATGATTCTACAAACACATCTGGGCTCAACCAAGCTTTGAAGAGCATTGCTGAGCAGTTAAGTTTGGGTGATGATGACTACATTTACATAAATCAAGCGCGTTCTTTGGACTTCACTACAAATACTGAGGCTGCAGATGTACAGGGAAATCAGACAAGCAACAGTCTAG GTGACGATGAAGCAAATCAAATTCGACCAGAAGGAGCTCATGGTGTTGGCAGGGGGATATCATCATCATGGGAAAATGTTCTGCAGTCCGATTTAGGTTTGCCAGCTTCATCTACATACCAG TTTGGTGCCCACTATCAGCAAAGTTCGGAATATCAACCACCAGGAGGCCTAGACAGCAGTAATTTGCAGCTGCAAATTTCTGCCGCTAAAAGATTTCTTTTGGGATCAGAAGACCCTATCGACTCACCATCTTATATACCAAGAGATGAAGGAATCAATGGCATTAATACTCTTTCAGCTCATGACAGTAGTCTTGAAAGCTGTCTGAACCCGGATTGGCACAGAACAACACCTGTAACACTTCAAAGCAGTTTGTACCAAAGCAATTCATGTGGCTATGAAATATCAGAGTTCTTCGACAATGGCCAGTTTGAACCGTCCTCCGAAGAAGATACAAGATTAACCGTGAAACAGAAGCAACAGTTTAGCATTCGTGAGATCTCTCCAGAATGGGCATTCTGCTATGAGGTCACCAAG GTCATCATTACTGGAGATTTCTTGTGTGACCCGTCGAATATATGCTGGGCAGTAATGTTCGGTGACACTGAGGTGCCTGTTGAAATTGTTCAGCCAGGTGTTCTCCGCTGCCACACGCCACTACACAGTGCCGGAAAGCTCACACTCTGTATTACCACTGGGAATAGAAAAGTTTGCAGTGAAATCAAGGACTTTGAGTTCCGTGCAAAGTCAACGGCCTCTAGTTTCATAGATTTCGCACCGTCATCTATGAAGTCTACTGAAGAGTTGTCACTTCTTGCCAAGTTTGCAAGAATACTTTTGTGTGACAACGGATCCTCTGCAGCTTCAG GATGTGAAAATCCACTAAGCAGGGTTGATTGGATCATGGAGGAATTGCTGAAAAGTAAATTACAACAGTGGTTATCATTGAGGCTCCAAGGAGATGATGGAACGTGTTCTCTGTCCAAAAATGAGCAAGGTATCATACACTTAATCTCTGCGTTGGGCTATGACTGGGCACTGTCTTCAGTTCTCAGTGCTGGCGTTGGCATAAATTTGCGTGATTCGAATGGATGGACTGCACTTCATTGGGCTGCTTATTATGGAAG GGAAAAGATGGTTGCTGCACTTCTTGCTGCTGGTGCTTCAGCTCCAGCAGTCACCGATCCCACTGCACAAGATCCAGTGGGAAAATCAGCAGCTTTCCTGGCTTCTGAGCAAGGACATGTGGGCCTTGCCGGCTATCTTTCAGAAGTGGCGTTAACTAGCTATCTTGCATCGCTGACTATAGAAGAGAGTGGTATTTCAGATGGATTAGCTGCAATTGAAGCAGAGCGAGCAGTAGAGAGCATATCTCAGAGGAGTGCCCAACTTCATGGGGGCACAGAGGATGAACTCTCACTGAAAGACTCTTTGGCGGCTGTGAGAAATGCAGCTCAAGCAGCGGCACGAATTCAGAATGCCTTCCGTGCCTTTTCTTTCAGGAGGAGACAACACAAGGACGCTCGACTTAAGGATGAATATGGGATGACACAAGAAGATATAGATGAACTTGCAGCTGCATCAAGGTTATACTACCAACATCATGTTTCGAACGGTCAGTTTTGTGATAAAGCAGCTGTTTCAATTCAGAAGAAATACAGAGGTTGGAAAGGGCGCAAGAATTTTCTCCACATGCGCAGAAATGTGGTTAAAATACAG GCTCATGTAAGAGGTCACCAAGTGAGAAAGAAGTACAAGACATTTGTAAGCACTGTTAGTGTGCTAGAGAAAGTAATACTAAGGTGGCGCCGGAAAGGACATGGCCTACGTGGCTTCCGAGCCGAACAATCAGTGATGATTGAAgcagaagagggagaggaggaagacgatgatgaCTTCGATGATGATGAAGCAGTCAAGATCTTCCGTCGGCAGAAGGTTGATGAATCTGTGAAGGAGTCTGTGTCAAGAGTGTTGTCCATGGTGGACTCTCCTGAAGCAAGGATGCAGTATCGTAGAATGCTCGAGGAATTTCGCCAGGCAACT GCTGAATTGGGTGCATCTGATAAGGCAACATCATCGATACTTGATAATGACTTACTGGTAGAAATCGACAAGTTCACATGCTGA
- the LOC123045308 gene encoding mediator of RNA polymerase II transcription subunit 30 produces the protein MASVAARRRQELAAEGQRHLEETIASAFQILSSMNDELCNPALWSSSATATAASAASAASQHPHHQNAAPPPPHSADSDADAMGGAAGGSGGSLDEARHRYKIAVAALRASIAAVSPSTQEMGPTESKGDQAEIERLEEHASSLRKEIESKNKQLKLLIDQLRDLISDISMWQSPCSV, from the exons ATGGCCTCAGTCGCAGCTCGGCGGAGGCAGGAGCTGGCGGCGGAGGGCCAGCGGCACCTCGAGGAGACGATAGCCTCCGCTTTCCAGATCCTTTCCTCCATGAACGACGAGCTCTGCAACCCCGCGCTCTGGtcctcctccgccaccgccaccgccgcttcCGCCGCTTCCGCCGCCTCCCAGCATCCCCACCACCAAAACGCAGCTCCCCCACCACCCCACTCCGCCGACTCCGACGCTGATGCCATGGGGGGAGCCGCGGGGGGCTCTGGTGGTTCGCTCGACGAGGCGAGGCACCGGTACAAGATCGCCGTGGCGGCTTTGCGCGCGTCCATTGCCGCGGTGTCGCCCTCTACTCAG GAGATGGGGCCAACAGAATCcaaaggtgatcaagccgagaTTGAGAGATTGGAAGAGCATGCATCTTCTTTGAGAAAG GAAATTGAAAGCAAAAACAAACAGCTGAAACTCCTCATCGATCAACTCCGTGATCTAATATCAGATATATCAATGTGGCAAAGCCCTTGCTCAGTGTGA